The Paraburkholderia largidicola DNA segment TTGCATCGTCTTCCCACTGCTTGAGCAGATTCTGGATACGGCCTTCGTCGCTATAGATACGAATCGGTGCATCCGGGCCGCCCCGACCGACGACAAACCGTTCCAGGTCTCCAACCCATTTCAACTGATTGATCAGCGCGAGCGCGTCGGGATTGTTCTGGCTCGTTGCGCGCATGCCGTCGATCAATGCTCCGGCACGATCGAACTGTTTCGCATGCAACGCCGACAGCCAGCCAGGCACGCGCGCTTTCATCAGCGCTTCGCTCGCTAGCGACCGGATCGCGTCGCTCGCTGGATGACGCTGCAACGACGACGTGGCAACATCCGCCGCCGATTCGTATTCTCCCGCCGCGAGCAGGCTCTTGATATCGCGCTCCGCCGCGCCGCGCATGTACAGCGTGACGGCCAGTCCCGCAACGACGACCAGCACCGCCAGACCGCCCCAGCCGACACGCCGCATCGTCGTGCGATCGCCTGCCGCGAACGTGCGCGTCAGTTCGCGCATCAGCAGTTGCCAGCGGCGGCGCGGACGGCGTGCCTGGGTTTCGGTTGCTTCGTCCGGCGTCAGGGGCGGAGCGTTTTCATTCACTTCGTCTTCGCGCTGCAATGCGCGGTCGACGCAGAAGATGTCGAGAAACGAATGCGCCGCGCCGACGAAGGTAGTCTTGTCGGGATCTTCCGCAGGCATCGCCGCCGCTGGCGCAGCGGCCACGGGCGCACCCGCTGCGGGAACGCCGATCGCTGCGGCAGGCGGCGTCATCTGGGTCACGGTAGGCTCGATTTCAAACGACTTTTCCAGCGCTACCTGATAGACGAAATGATCGCCGCCGAATCCAACGATATCGCCGTTTTGCAATGCGACAGCCGATTCGCCGAGACGCTTGTGATTGAGGAACGTGCCGTTCGTGCTGCCGAGATCTTCGATCCACGGTTCGCCGCCCTTCATGAAGATATGAGCGTGGCGCCGCGAAATGTAATTCACCTGATGCGGATAGCGGTCCTTGTAGCGCGAGAACAGTTCGTCCGTCTTGCTGACGAGAAACGGAAACGCAATGAGGTCGATGGGTTCGAGCCCCAGATCCACACGCTCCGGCTTAAGTGTCACAGTCAGATGCTGTACACCGCGCGCGGATGCCGAACTGAATGGACGCGGTTCGATTGCGACGCGATACGTCAGATCACCGCCAAAGCACAGTTCGTCGCCGGCCCGCACGCGCGACGGCGTCAGCCGCACGGCCACGCCATTGACCGTCGTGCCGTTCTTGCTGTCCAGATCCGCCACGTAGACCGCGCCGTGCTCACTAAAGATGCGCGCATGACGCCGCGATAGTTTAGTGGTCCGATCGCGCGGATAGTCGACGAACGGCGCCTCGCTGCGGCCGATCGCGAACAGATCGTCGACGATGCGAATGGGGCCGAGAGAAGGATGCGACACGGGCAGCAGCAGGACATCGAACTCCTTGTCCAGAGCCGCCCGCATCTCAGCAATCGGAGCTTCGCCGGGATTCATCTCTTTGCATCACTAAGCGTGGACACGAACGGAGCGTTCGACAGACGCGGCGATCAAGGCATATTCGACGCAGCCGTCATGCTGACCATATGAGCGGCTAATCAGGAATTTTAAGTCACGCATGGTGTTAGTCAATTATGGGTACGGCTAATGCGGTCTATATTCAGGCTCCGGTTCTCACAGACGTCGTTTTAAGAACCGTGCCAGCTTTTCCTCTATTCGCCCGCGTCACGCACGCAGCACGCCCGGTTCATTGCTTCACCTGCGTCTGCACATCCACAGCCGGCCAGCCGCCGCCCAGTGCCTTGTAAAGCAGTACCGTGTCCGACAGTATTTGCTGGTGATTCGTCAGCAGATCGAGTTGCGCCTGCAGAAGCGTGCGCTCCGTTTCGAACACGTCCAGTTGCGACACCACACCTTCGCGCAATTGCGATTGCATCTGTACGTTGACGACGCTCAGACGCTCCACTTCCTGTTGCAATTCGACGCGCTGCTGCTTGTGCGAATCCAGATTGACGAGAGCGTTCTCCACTTCCTCGAATGCGCCCATCACGGTTTGCCGGTACTGCTGCTCGGCGACGGTGGTTTGCGCCTCGGTAGTCTTGACATGGGCGCGCACGCCGGGATCGAGCAGCGGAATGTTGATGCTCGGCATAAAACCGAACGTGAACGACTTCAAAAGGTCGGACAGCGCGAAGCTCGCGGTGCCGCCATGGCCCGTCAGACTGATGGTCGGCAATTGCGCCAGCTTGGCTTCGCCGACCAGGTTATACGCTTCGAGCACGCGCAATTCCGATGCGACGATATCGGGCCGGCGCGACAGCAGTTGCGAAGGCAGCCCGCCCGGCACGGGCGGCTGTTGAACGCGCTGCTGCAGATGACCGACGGGCACGGTGAACTCACCCGCCGGCACGCCGATCAGCGTGCACAGTGCGTTGTTCGCAATGCTGCGTGAACGGCGCAGATCGAGCAGGTTCTTCGTTAGACGATTGACCTCGGCCTGTTGACGCATCACCTGCGTCTTTGGCACGAGGCCATTAAGGCTCATGCCTTCGAAGATCGAGAGAATCTTCTTGTTTTCGTCGACCATTCTCTGTTGCGCGTCGATCTGGTCGTCGAACTGAAGAATCTGGAAATACGTAGTCGCCACGTTCGACACGAGTTCAAGATAACCCGCGCGCCAATCGGCCTCCGTTGCGTGGAATTCGGCCTTCTGCGCCTGCACGCCTTTCTCGACCTTGCCCCAGATGTCGATGTCCCAGTTCACCTGCGCGGCTACGTTGTACTGCCGCGTGAACGGCTGCCCCGTGGTTTTCTGGAAATTCGCGCCTGCGCCGAGATCGGCCGTCGGCAACGCAGCCGACTTCGCTTCGCCGATCTGCGCGCCCGCTACGTCGATGCGCGCGGCCAGCACCTTGATGTCGAAGTTGCCTTCGATCGCTTTCGCGATCAGCGTATTCAGATACGGGTCCTGGAAGCCTTTCCACCAGTCCGGCACGATGGTGTCGGCGGGAGAAACGAGCGCGCCTGTCTTGTCGGACCATGACGCCTTGGCGGGCGTATCGGGGCGCTTGTAGTCGGCCATGTGAACGTCGACGCAACCTGCCAGCATGGCTGTGCAAACAGCAGCGGCAGAGATGACGCGAGCGACGGCGACGAACGAATCAGGCAACGCAGACACGATATTCTCCGATCATTCCCGGGTGTACTGCACGTGCAGAGCGCGCCTTTCAAGTAAAGCACGTCCAGCGCGGCATCTCTATCGATGTCGGCGGATTTCGTTAGGCGTGGAGTGCGTGCGGTAACGCGGCGGTCGTGTGGACAGGACGATTGGCTTCTGAATCTTTTTGACGATGCGCGGTGAAGCAAACTTCGCGGCCTTTGTCGGGACTTTCCCGGAACCCGCGGAGGCCGGTCCGGGCCTCCGCGGGCATGGCCGTGTGCCTAGCGCACGGTGACGCTGTTGTTGGCCAGCATCGTCGGCGTGATCGTCGTGGTCAGGCCCGACGCGAACGCGTTGCCGCCGCTCACGTTGCTGATGTCCATTTGCTGCTGGATCATTTGCTGCACATCACCGATGTGCTTGCTGTTGTCGAAGTCGAACTTGAGGCCCGGGAAGTGCGGATAGCCAGCGAAGCCGCCGCGGACGGCCTTCATGGCGTTGCCGTCGAGTGCTTCGGCAATGGACAGGTCTTTGATCATCAGTGTGCTCATGACAGTTCTCCTAAGAGGGAAGCGAAGATTTCGCCAAGGTGTTCCGGTTGGTTCAAGCATCTTGTCTGCTCGAACCTGACAACGCATAGGCTGTGCCAACTGCACTACGCGCGCCGCGAAAAACCTGCAAAACCTTGTTGCCATTAGGTTGCGCGTCAGAGACCCTTTGCGCACAGGCATTCAGCATTCACCGATCGCGCTCGATGGTGCCGCTGCGCGACCAACATTCGACGAGAAACTGTTGGTTCGAAAAAGACAGCACCGAAGAAGAACGTTGAGCACACTCGTTCGTTCACTTCGCGATCACCGTGATCTTCTTCGAATAGACGGGGGGATTGTGCGGAATGTGATTCTCGTCGCCCATCAGCAGTTGCAGCGTGTGCTTGCCGGGCGGCAAGGTGACCATCGTTTCCGTTTCTCCCGCGCCGAAATGCAGATGCTGGCGGTCGGAAGGAATCTCCTGATCTGGCGGCGGCATGTCGGTGTCGATCAGCAGATGATGATGGCCCGTGTTCGGATACTTCACGCCCTTGGGCGCGACGCCCATGTAGCGCAAGCCGAACCACACGCGAAACGGCTTGTTGGCGGGCACGACCTGTCCGTCGTTCGGATAGCCGATGTAGGCATAGGCATCTTTGGGCGCGGGTGTCGGGCCGGCGAATGCCACGTTCATCGAAGTGAGGGCGGTGAGGGCGGCAAGTGCCGCAGCGGCAACAACGATCCTGATCATGGCTGATGCTCTCCGTCTTGCGTCGTGCGTCTGGTGCGCCCTTGCGCCGGCGCAACGCTCGCGCGTGCTCACTTCACGATGATGGTGATCTTCTTCGAATAGACGGGCGGATTGTGCGGCACATGGTTGTAGTCGCCGAGCAGCAGTTGCAGCGTGTGCTTGCCGGGCGGCAGCTCGATGCGCGCATCCGTTTCGCCTGCGCCAAAATGCAGGTGATTCCGGTCAGAGGGAATTTCCTGATCCATCGGCGGCAAGTCCGTGTCGATCAGCAGATGGTGATGCCCTGTGTTCGGAACATTGACGCCTTTGGGGCAGACGCCCATGTTGCGCAAGCCCATTCGCACCCAGAGCTTGCCACCAGTGATCACGGTGCCGTCCGACGGCCAGATGATGTAGACCTCGGCGCCAGGCGGCGCAGGCGTCGGTCCTGCGAACACCTGCGCGGAAGCGAGAAAGAGCGCGCCGATAGCCGCGAGCCTTATTCTTCTTTGCATTGCGCATTCTCCCAGGGAGGGTCAGTGCTGCTTGCTTCCGTTTTAGCTTAGGACGTAACTTGTTAAAAAGAAACGCCACGCTCGTTAACGTTCTGACGTTCTAACTGCGTGCTATCGTTTGTAAGGGTGGTCCAGGTAAATACGTTGCGTGGGTATCGGGTGACATGGCGGGCGGCGACTGTCCTGCTCGAGCCGGTTCGTCCGATGACGAGGTTCTATGAGAACTTCCAGAACAACCAGGATCTGAAAATGTGGCGAAAACTCCTGCTGGTATGCATGATCGGGGCACTCCAGATGCGAGAAGCCGACGCCCAACCGATGCCGCCCGGCGCGAGCGATGCCACGTCTCACGCTGCCGCGAATCGTCTCTTTGCGCTTCCCGCCGACGCGGCTAGCCGCAAGGTCGCGCTCGTGATCGGCAACGCCAGCTATCCGGCCGGCGCGCTGCCGAATGCCGCGCGCGATGCGCAAAGCGTCGCCGGGTTGTTGCGTGCGCAAGGCTTCGAAGTCGTCCTGCGTACCGATGCAACGGCGCCGCAGATGCGCGAGGCGCTTGCCGAATTCGGCCGACGTCTGCAACCGGGCGGCACGGCGCTGTTCTATTTCGCAGGGCACGGCTTGCAGGCGGGCCGCACCACGCTGCTCGCGTCCGCCGGTGCCGATCCGCGTGCGCCCGCCACGCTGATGACGGCGAGCATCGATCTGTCGAACGTGCTCGACACGCTCGCGGCGCCTCGCAAGAACGCGCTCAATCTCGTCGTGCTGGACGCATGCCTCACGCAACCATTCGAAGCGGCCCGTCTCGCGATGCCGTTGCCTGCGCAAACATTGATCGCCTATGCGACGACGCAAGGCGCGCAAGCCGCCGACGGGACCCGTCACGGCATCTTCACGGGCGCGTGGCTGCGTGAGATGCAGCGCGCGCCCGATGCGCCCGTCGATTCGATGTTCGCGCGTGTCTCACGGCAGGTCGCGGAAGCGACGCATGGCGCGCAGAGACCGTGGCGCTCGTCGTCGATGACGGAGCCGGTACGGCTTTTCGCTTCGCGTCATGCGGCGGAGCACCTGGAAGAGGAGCCGAACGCCGTCGTCGCATTGAACAGCCGCGGCATTCTGCCGAAAGATAGCAACGAGCAATACGAGCTGACGTTCTGGGAGTCGATCAAGGACAGCAATTACGCGAGCGATTACGAGGCCTATCTGAAGGCGTATCCCAATGGCCGCTTTGCGGCGCTTGCGAAGGCCCGGATCGACAGGCTCAAGGCTTCCGGACAGACCGCCGCGCCCGCCGCGACACATGCAGCGCCGCCCGCGGCGCCGTCGCGTCCTGCCGCAGCCGCCGCGCCTGCGCCACAACCTGCGCCGGCACCAGCACCTGCGCCTGCGCCGAAAGCGGCCGCCACTGCTGCACCCGCCCCCACGCCCGCACCGGCAAGCGCCGGGACAGGCGGCGAGAGCAAGGACTGCGCGGCTTGCCCGGTGATGATTTCATTGCCAGCAGGCTCGTTCACGATGGGCAGCAATGCCGACCCATCCGAAAAGCCGCCGCATCACGTGACCATTTCCGCGCCGTTTGCGATCGGTAAATACGAGGTGACGGTCGAGCAATGGAATGCATGCGCGGATGTCAACGGATGCCCGAAGCTGTCGCCCGAAAACAATTCGGTGAAGAACGCGCCCGCACGCGATCTCAGTTGGGACGATGCGCAGGCGTATGTGAAATGGCTGAGCAAGGTGACGGGCAAAGCGTATCGGCTGCCGACTGAAGCCGAATGGGAATATGCGGACCGCGCGGGCACCACGACGAAATACTGGTGGGGCGACCAGATGCGCAAAGGCATGGCGAACTGCAAAGACTGCGGCGATCCGTATCACAAGGAAGCGCCCGAACCCGTCGGCGCGTTCGCGGCAAACCCGAATGGCTTGCACGACATGAACGGCGGCGTATGGGAGTGGGTCAGCGACTGCTGGCATAACTCGTACCAGGGCGCGCCGAACGACGGCCGCGCGTGGGATGCCCCCGCTTGCAACATGCGCGTGATTCGCGGCGGCTCATGGCGGGAAGGCAACGACTACATGCTGAGTTCGACGCGCTTCAAGTACAGCCAGAGCGTGCGTCAGTCGCAGGACGGCTTTCGCGTGGTGAAGGAACTGAAGTGACCTGACATGCAGCAAGGTGCGCGACCTTCAACGCGCGCGTGCCTTGCTCGTGATCTGCGCGAAGTCCGCGACGATATGGTCTTGCCCATATTTGGAGGCTAGCTGCTTGAGCCGCGTATCGAGCGCGCGCAGATAATCCGTGCGCGACTCGCTTTCGGGTCGTGGCGTATCGAAGAGCGGCGCAGGCGTAATCAGCAGGACGACCAGTTCCTGACCGAACGGCTTCGAGATGATCCAGTCGCCGCCGCTGCCGATGGTCGCCGAGTAATGCGACGGCGCCTGGTTATCTTTCGCGCGCGGCCCCGGCACCATGTGCACGACACTTCCGTCTAGCACGTAATAGTCGATGTTCACATACGAGTCGTAGCCCGGCGTCCGTACGTCGACGACGAGAGGATCGCCTTCCGTCAGCACGCCGTTCGGCATGCGCGCCGTCAACGACGCGATATGCCCCGCCAGCCAGTTGCGCGTCCAGTATGAGCCGAGCTCCTTCAGCACCTCGCATTTGTCGCTGCTCACATGCTGCACGTCGACCTTGGTCGACGCCACGCCGGGCAATGTTGCAAGGCGCTCGTTGACCTGTGCCTCGCCGTGTTGCGGTACGAATCCGCGCACCTGTACCGCGCGATCCTGAATCGAAGCCGCAAGCGCCGAGCACGGCAATGTCGCGAGCGCCGAGGTGACGGCGGCGAGTGTCGGCGGGGCCGGTTGGGCCGGCGTGCTCGGCGCGGATGCAACGGCAGGCGCCGACGGGGTGGCGGGCGTGATGGGTTGAACGGGCGAAGTGGCGCTAGATGAAGACTGCGCGCCGCCCGCATCGGACGCGGTGCTCACCTGCAGCGCCGCATTCTCCTGCTCCAGCGTCCGCGAAGCACGATAGAAGTACAGCGCGCCGCCCGCCGCGCAAGCGAGCGCGAGGCCGGCGACACCCGACTTCATCAGCATGCCAGTGCGGTCGACACTGCGCCCCGACGACTTCGACGCCGATGGACGCTCCTGCGCGCCGAACTCTTCGACGAAGCGCGACACCGTCGGCGTGCGCGACTTGCGATCGAAGGCGAGCGTCGCACGCAATGCCCGCCATTGGCGGTTGCTCAGGTTCTCGGGCCGCTGCGGTTGCCGGTTCGACGCACGCGCCTGCGTGGCCGACTGACGGTCGAACGGATGACGCCCCGTCAATAGCTCGTAGGTAATGCAGCCCAGCGCGTAAATGTCGTCGCGCGGATCGGGTTCGAGATGCTCGAGCATTTCCGGGCTCGCATAGGCGGGCGTCAATGCGCCGAGGCTGCCGGGATCGAACACGGTCGCGTCGCTTTCTTCTTCGGGACGCTGAAAGACGCGCGCGATGCCGAAGTCGATCACCTTGACTTCGCCCGTATCGGTCAGAAACACGTTGGCGGGCTTGAAGTCGCAATGCACGAAGCCGCGCTCGTGCGCGTACGCCAGCGCGCTCGACATGCCGCGCACGATCGGCAATGCGGACTGGACCGGCATGCCCTTGAAATCCTGCGTGCGCAGAATTTGGCTGAGCGGCTTGCCGGACAGGTATTCCATCGTCAGATAGACGATGGCGCCATCGCGGTCGAAATCGTAAACGGTGACGATATTGCGGTGCGCGAGGACCTGTGCCTTGCGCGCTTCACGCTGCAACGCAATCAGCGACTTCGGGTTGCCGCGGAATTGCGTGTTGAGCACCTTGATCGCGAGATAGGGCTTGCGGTCCGATGCTTCGAGCTTGCGCAGATCGAGCGCCTTGTAGACGGTGCCCATGCCGCCCACGCCCAGACACTCTTCGAGCACGAAGCGGTTGTTCAGTGTGTCGCCCGTACCCTTGACCTGATCGAGTCCGGACCCGACTGCTTCGCTGCTACGCGCGGGCGCAGGGGGCGGCGAAGTTGGCGGCTCGGTCACCGTTTGCATGCGCGTTTCCTCGCCGCCCGCTGCGGCAAGGTTCGAAACGGGCATCTGTTCGATGCGGCGGCGCACTTCCGCGTAGAGCGCAGGAGGCAGCGGCTTCCTGACGTGCGCTTCACCGAGTATTTCGAGCAGACGAGCCGAACCGACGCCTTCC contains these protein-coding regions:
- a CDS encoding FHA domain-containing protein — translated: MNPGEAPIAEMRAALDKEFDVLLLPVSHPSLGPIRIVDDLFAIGRSEAPFVDYPRDRTTKLSRRHARIFSEHGAVYVADLDSKNGTTVNGVAVRLTPSRVRAGDELCFGGDLTYRVAIEPRPFSSASARGVQHLTVTLKPERVDLGLEPIDLIAFPFLVSKTDELFSRYKDRYPHQVNYISRRHAHIFMKGGEPWIEDLGSTNGTFLNHKRLGESAVALQNGDIVGFGGDHFVYQVALEKSFEIEPTVTQMTPPAAAIGVPAAGAPVAAAPAAAMPAEDPDKTTFVGAAHSFLDIFCVDRALQREDEVNENAPPLTPDEATETQARRPRRRWQLLMRELTRTFAAGDRTTMRRVGWGGLAVLVVVAGLAVTLYMRGAAERDIKSLLAAGEYESAADVATSSLQRHPASDAIRSLASEALMKARVPGWLSALHAKQFDRAGALIDGMRATSQNNPDALALINQLKWVGDLERFVVGRGGPDAPIRIYSDEGRIQNLLKQWEDDAKGHQRILDRIASYVPEFTEPYALAMSHLRKLQSDDSVYLAAIDRLNSTIATELGRDKPDVLPAVLDDYAQRYPRLAGLDTLRSDLRQYADIFNEMTARHLVPLLALMKKANFRTPPFKSQYAQLSASRLPSADVVAKHDAASAAWQSGDSQQALAGLQAMPAGPWSDVITAELAHKKALLDQFADLQKSRGSADRDDKLLSFYASLDPVEDAYYVRAVQGDVNALRDKALARAQDQIDRAQGLWRQYRANGSIGGTQRLESGISGGFRSQALLLSGANTAAQQGMRVYTQLKAPHPAGSDQLLEDIEAETQLQRRSLQELRMVLEPGLLKSKLALIGGSDQSEARQSP
- a CDS encoding DUF4399 domain-containing protein, which gives rise to MIRIVVAAAALAALTALTSMNVAFAGPTPAPKDAYAYIGYPNDGQVVPANKPFRVWFGLRYMGVAPKGVKYPNTGHHHLLIDTDMPPPDQEIPSDRQHLHFGAGETETMVTLPPGKHTLQLLMGDENHIPHNPPVYSKKITVIAK
- a CDS encoding DUF4399 domain-containing protein, producing the protein MQRRIRLAAIGALFLASAQVFAGPTPAPPGAEVYIIWPSDGTVITGGKLWVRMGLRNMGVCPKGVNVPNTGHHHLLIDTDLPPMDQEIPSDRNHLHFGAGETDARIELPPGKHTLQLLLGDYNHVPHNPPVYSKKITIIVK
- a CDS encoding SUMF1/EgtB/PvdO family nonheme iron enzyme, encoding MWRKLLLVCMIGALQMREADAQPMPPGASDATSHAAANRLFALPADAASRKVALVIGNASYPAGALPNAARDAQSVAGLLRAQGFEVVLRTDATAPQMREALAEFGRRLQPGGTALFYFAGHGLQAGRTTLLASAGADPRAPATLMTASIDLSNVLDTLAAPRKNALNLVVLDACLTQPFEAARLAMPLPAQTLIAYATTQGAQAADGTRHGIFTGAWLREMQRAPDAPVDSMFARVSRQVAEATHGAQRPWRSSSMTEPVRLFASRHAAEHLEEEPNAVVALNSRGILPKDSNEQYELTFWESIKDSNYASDYEAYLKAYPNGRFAALAKARIDRLKASGQTAAPAATHAAPPAAPSRPAAAAAPAPQPAPAPAPAPAPKAAATAAPAPTPAPASAGTGGESKDCAACPVMISLPAGSFTMGSNADPSEKPPHHVTISAPFAIGKYEVTVEQWNACADVNGCPKLSPENNSVKNAPARDLSWDDAQAYVKWLSKVTGKAYRLPTEAEWEYADRAGTTTKYWWGDQMRKGMANCKDCGDPYHKEAPEPVGAFAANPNGLHDMNGGVWEWVSDCWHNSYQGAPNDGRAWDAPACNMRVIRGGSWREGNDYMLSSTRFKYSQSVRQSQDGFRVVKELK
- a CDS encoding serine/threonine protein kinase — its product is MASLAHVIRDFQSGALTQDAFVAQLDSTLTTEGVGSARLLEILGEAHVRKPLPPALYAEVRRRIEQMPVSNLAAAGGEETRMQTVTEPPTSPPPAPARSSEAVGSGLDQVKGTGDTLNNRFVLEECLGVGGMGTVYKALDLRKLEASDRKPYLAIKVLNTQFRGNPKSLIALQREARKAQVLAHRNIVTVYDFDRDGAIVYLTMEYLSGKPLSQILRTQDFKGMPVQSALPIVRGMSSALAYAHERGFVHCDFKPANVFLTDTGEVKVIDFGIARVFQRPEEESDATVFDPGSLGALTPAYASPEMLEHLEPDPRDDIYALGCITYELLTGRHPFDRQSATQARASNRQPQRPENLSNRQWRALRATLAFDRKSRTPTVSRFVEEFGAQERPSASKSSGRSVDRTGMLMKSGVAGLALACAAGGALYFYRASRTLEQENAALQVSTASDAGGAQSSSSATSPVQPITPATPSAPAVASAPSTPAQPAPPTLAAVTSALATLPCSALAASIQDRAVQVRGFVPQHGEAQVNERLATLPGVASTKVDVQHVSSDKCEVLKELGSYWTRNWLAGHIASLTARMPNGVLTEGDPLVVDVRTPGYDSYVNIDYYVLDGSVVHMVPGPRAKDNQAPSHYSATIGSGGDWIISKPFGQELVVLLITPAPLFDTPRPESESRTDYLRALDTRLKQLASKYGQDHIVADFAQITSKARAR
- a CDS encoding efflux transporter outer membrane subunit; the encoded protein is MSALPDSFVAVARVISAAAVCTAMLAGCVDVHMADYKRPDTPAKASWSDKTGALVSPADTIVPDWWKGFQDPYLNTLIAKAIEGNFDIKVLAARIDVAGAQIGEAKSAALPTADLGAGANFQKTTGQPFTRQYNVAAQVNWDIDIWGKVEKGVQAQKAEFHATEADWRAGYLELVSNVATTYFQILQFDDQIDAQQRMVDENKKILSIFEGMSLNGLVPKTQVMRQQAEVNRLTKNLLDLRRSRSIANNALCTLIGVPAGEFTVPVGHLQQRVQQPPVPGGLPSQLLSRRPDIVASELRVLEAYNLVGEAKLAQLPTISLTGHGGTASFALSDLLKSFTFGFMPSINIPLLDPGVRAHVKTTEAQTTVAEQQYRQTVMGAFEEVENALVNLDSHKQQRVELQQEVERLSVVNVQMQSQLREGVVSQLDVFETERTLLQAQLDLLTNHQQILSDTVLLYKALGGGWPAVDVQTQVKQ